Proteins encoded by one window of Mustela erminea isolate mMusErm1 chromosome 5, mMusErm1.Pri, whole genome shotgun sequence:
- the FAM161B gene encoding protein FAM161B, with protein MTIGRAAGALSGGAQWSRQVFPPKSSSDSETEEELSGDGPVLPRAGKLDDFLSPEDLTLLDSDSTGSISEYLEVLKQKGRWCLLESLSQSDPDSGENFSEDEDLESFFQDKGRGKPQVQDPLSPRCSSTRRCSSLSSLPSDDPKGRPQPPPGSRPPSQHRSISSWVSSITVPRPFRMTLREAQKKAQWLASPASFEQERKQAQRQGQEEAECHRQFRAQPVPAHVYLPLYQEITERSEARRQAGIQKRKELLLSSLKPFSFLMKEEQRKEAAKQRELAATAKAKVPKQKATRRIPKSILEPALGDKLQEAELLRKIRIQMRALDMLQKAASPIAPSGGRVGPQPRAATRTQKEKLAFLHTDFGFQPRVNPAVPDYEGLYRAFQRRAAKRRDTREGTRNKPFLLRTGSLRRTPRSCDAATSGGRRDSPQPPATPLPRSRSLSGLASLSANTLPVHITDATRKRESAVRSSLEKKDRADESTQWLEMHKKKCQAMSKSVTFRAKAMDPHQSLEEVFKAKLKENRNNDRKRAKEYKKELEEMKKRIETRPYLFEQVSKDLARKAAEQRYRDTLKQAGLDEDFVRSKGQGSRDEQQRGQSEGRDCPSTHETTKLSTRNPQQDLEESVQEPTSPKKELEELSYELLDNCKSLA; from the exons ATGACCATCGGGAGGGCTGCAGGAGCCCTCAGTGGAGGCGCTCAGTGGAGCCGTCag GTGTTTCCCCCCAAATCCTCCTCGGACTCGGAGACAGAAGAGGAGCTGTCTGGGGACGGACCGGTTTTGCCCAGGGCTGGCAAACTGGATGACTTCCTCAGCCCAGAGGACTTGACGCTTTTGGATTCCGACTCAACTGGGAGCATTTCCGAGTACCTGGAGGTACtaaagcagaaaggcaggtggtgCCTGTTGGAATCCCTTTCTCAGTCTGACCCGGACAGTGGTGAGAACTTCTCCGAAGATGAGGACCTGGAGAGTTTCTTCCAAGACAAAGGCAGGGGGAAGCCACAGGTCCAGGACCCACTGTCTCCAAG GTGCAGCTCGACGAGGCGCTGCAGCTCCCTGAGCAGCCTTCCCTCCGACGATCCTAAGGGTCGGCCCCAGCCACCCCCAGGCTCCAGGCCCCCCTCGCAGCACAGAAGCATCAGCTCCTGGGTGTCGTCCATCACGGTCCCCCGGCCGTTCCGCATGACACTGCGTGAGGCCCAGAAGAAGGCCCAGTGGctggcctcccctgcctcctttgagcaggagaggaagcaggcccagcggcaggggcaggaggaggccgAGTGCCACCGGCAGTTCCGGGCGCAGCCGGTGCCCGCGCACGTCTACCTGCCCCTCTACCAGGAGATCACGGAGCGCAGCGAGGCCCGCAGGCAGGCAGGGatccagaagaggaaggaactgCTCCTCTCCTCCTTGAAGCCCTTCAGCTTCCTAatgaaggaggagcagagaaaggaagcCGCTAAGCAGAGGGAGCTGGCCGCCACAGCCAAGGCCAAGGTCCCCAAGCAGAAGGCCACCAGAAGGATTCCCAAGTCCATTCTGGAGCCAGCCCTCGGGGACAAACTCCAAG AAGCGGAACTCTTAAGGAAAATTCGCATCCAGATGAGAGCCCTAGATATGCTCCAGAAGGCCGCCTCCCCGATCGCCCCCTCCGGGGGCCGGGTGGGCCCACAGCCGCGCGCGGCTACCCGAACCCAGAAGGAAAAGCTTGCGTTTCTGCACACGGACTTTGGATTCCAGCCTCGTGTGAATCCTGCCGTCCCTGACTACGAAGGCCTTTACAGGGCCTTCCAGAGAAGAGCTGCCAAGAGAAGGGACACCAGAGAGGGGACTCGCAACAAGCCCTTCCTGCTGAGGACCGGCAGCCTGCGTCGCACTCCGCGGTCCTGTGATGCCGCCACatctggagggaggagg GACTCTCCACAGCCACCAGCCACACCCCTGCCAAGGAGCCGTTCTCTGAGCGGCCTTGCTTCCCTCTCCGCCAACACCCTCCCTGTGCACATCACAGACGCCACCAGGAAGAGGGAATCTGCAGTCAG AAGTTCACTTGAAAAAAAGGACAGAGCAGATGAGAGTACTCAGTGGTTGGAGATGCACAAAAAGAAGTGTCAAGCGATGTCTAAATCCGTGACCTTTCGTGCCAAAGCCATGGATCCCCATCAAAGCCTGGAGGAAGTGTTCAAAGCAAAGCTGAAAGAGAATCG GAACAATGACCGTAAAAGAGCAAAAGAGTATAAGAAAGAattggaagaaatgaagaagagaataGAGACAAGGCCCTACCTCTTTGAACAAGTTAGCAAG GACCTTGCCAGGAAAGCTGCAGAACAACGGTATCGAGACACCCTGAAGCAGGCTGGGCTCGATGAAGACTTTGTGAGGAGCAAGGGTCAGGGCAGCCGGGATGAACAGCAGCGGGGGCAGTCAGAAGGCCGTGATTGTCCCAG CACCCATGAAACTACAAAACTCAGCACCAGAAATCCACAGCAGGATTTAGAAGAATCTGTACAAGAGCCTACAAGTCCCAAGAAAGAACTGGAAGAGCTGTCTTACGAACTACTAGATAATTGCAAATCACTTGCTTAA